In Pseudomonas sp. DNDY-54, a genomic segment contains:
- the ruvB gene encoding Holliday junction branch migration DNA helicase RuvB has translation MIEADRLITATGRDREEQFDRAIRPLSLADYIGQPVVREQMDLFIRAARARKEALDHTLIFGPPGLGKTTLANIIAQEMSVSIKSTSGPVLERPGDLAALLTNLEEGDVLFVDEIHRLSPIVEEVLYPAMEDFQLDIMIGEGPAARSIKLDLPPFTLVGATTRAGMLTNPLRDRFGIVQRLEFYSTADLATIVTRSAGILGLPIEAEGALEIARRARGTPRIGNRLLRRVRDFAEVRGNGEISRVTADQALNMLDVDERGLDHQDRRLLLTLIEKFDGGPVGVDSLAAAISEERHTIEDVLEPYLIQQGYIMRTPRGRVVTRHAYLHFGLNLPKRLGDSPVAGDLFDDDTA, from the coding sequence GTGATAGAAGCTGATCGTCTGATTACCGCCACTGGCCGTGACCGCGAAGAACAGTTTGACCGCGCCATACGCCCGCTGAGTCTGGCCGATTACATTGGACAACCTGTCGTGCGTGAGCAGATGGATCTGTTCATTCGCGCCGCCCGGGCGCGCAAGGAGGCTCTCGATCACACCCTGATTTTCGGTCCGCCGGGGCTCGGGAAGACCACGCTGGCGAATATCATTGCGCAGGAAATGAGCGTATCGATCAAAAGCACTTCGGGGCCTGTGCTTGAGCGACCCGGCGATCTCGCTGCGTTGTTGACCAACCTGGAAGAAGGCGACGTCCTTTTCGTGGACGAAATTCACCGTTTGTCGCCCATCGTCGAGGAGGTGCTCTATCCGGCGATGGAAGACTTCCAGCTGGACATCATGATCGGAGAAGGGCCCGCGGCGCGCTCGATCAAACTCGACTTGCCGCCGTTTACGTTAGTGGGCGCCACGACCCGTGCCGGTATGCTCACCAATCCGTTGCGAGACCGTTTCGGTATCGTGCAGCGCTTAGAGTTCTACTCGACCGCTGACCTGGCGACGATCGTCACGCGCTCCGCTGGCATCCTAGGGCTGCCCATCGAAGCCGAGGGCGCCCTCGAAATAGCGCGGCGCGCCCGCGGGACGCCACGGATTGGAAACCGATTGTTAAGGCGAGTCCGAGATTTTGCTGAAGTACGAGGCAATGGTGAGATCTCTCGGGTTACGGCGGACCAGGCCCTCAACATGCTCGATGTGGACGAGCGCGGGTTGGATCATCAAGACCGCCGGCTATTGCTGACGCTTATCGAGAAATTCGATGGTGGCCCGGTGGGAGTCGACAGCCTTGCCGCCGCCATCAGCGAAGAGCGCCATACCATCGAGGATGTGCTTGAGCCGTATCTGATCCAGCAGGGCTATATCATGCGTACGCCAAGAGGTCGCGTGGTGACGCGCCATGCCTATCTGCATTTCGGCCTGAACCTGCCTAAGCGTTTGGGCGATTCGCCAGTAGCAGGTGACCTCTTCGACGACGACACAGCGTGA
- the ybgC gene encoding tol-pal system-associated acyl-CoA thioesterase, which yields MRAESHTQPFSFRCRVYYEDTDAGGIVYYVNYLKFMERARTERLRSLGFAQSQLVGEDLLFVVHSSEARYHAPARLDDELLVSAEVAEVKRASLRFAQQVRRAKDDLLLCEAQFVVACVRTDSLKPRPIPEALRAAFAGSGLPLAGE from the coding sequence ATGCGCGCGGAATCACATACTCAACCGTTCTCCTTCCGGTGTCGGGTTTACTACGAAGACACCGACGCGGGCGGCATCGTTTACTACGTCAATTATCTTAAATTCATGGAGCGGGCCCGCACCGAGCGGTTGCGCAGCCTGGGCTTCGCCCAGTCGCAATTGGTTGGTGAAGACCTGCTGTTCGTTGTGCATTCCAGCGAAGCGCGTTACCACGCGCCGGCGAGGCTGGACGATGAATTGCTGGTCTCGGCTGAAGTAGCGGAGGTCAAGCGCGCAAGTCTGCGCTTTGCTCAGCAGGTGCGACGAGCGAAGGATGATTTGCTGCTCTGCGAAGCGCAGTTTGTGGTGGCCTGCGTGCGCACCGATAGTTTGAAACCCCGCCCCATTCCCGAAGCGCTACGTGCTGCTTTCGCCGGGTCGGGTCTACCCCTAGCAGGAGAGTAA
- the tolQ gene encoding protein TolQ has product MEANVDHMSMWSLISNASFVVQLVMLILVGASVTSWIIIFQRGNMLRAAKRALDSFEERFWSGIDLSKLYRQAGSNPDPDSGVEQIFRAGFKEFSRLRQQQGVDPDAVMDGVNRAMRVAISREEEKLDQSLPFLATVGSTSPYIGLFGTVWGIMNSFRGLAQVQQATLATVAPGIAEALIATAIGLFAAIPAVIAYNRFSARGEMLIGRYYTFADEFQAILHRKVHTTED; this is encoded by the coding sequence GTGGAAGCCAACGTCGATCATATGTCCATGTGGAGCCTGATCAGCAATGCCAGCTTTGTTGTTCAGCTGGTTATGTTGATTCTGGTGGGCGCCTCGGTGACTTCTTGGATCATCATCTTCCAGCGCGGCAATATGCTGCGAGCAGCCAAGCGGGCATTGGACAGCTTTGAGGAGCGGTTCTGGTCGGGCATTGATCTCTCTAAGCTGTATCGTCAGGCGGGTAGCAATCCAGACCCTGATTCAGGCGTCGAACAGATTTTCCGTGCCGGTTTCAAGGAGTTTTCGCGGCTGCGTCAGCAGCAGGGCGTGGATCCAGATGCCGTGATGGACGGCGTCAACCGGGCGATGCGCGTTGCGATCTCTCGTGAGGAAGAGAAGCTTGATCAGAGCTTGCCGTTCCTTGCTACGGTCGGTTCCACCAGTCCCTATATCGGTCTGTTTGGCACCGTCTGGGGCATCATGAACTCCTTCCGTGGCTTGGCTCAGGTACAGCAGGCAACCCTGGCAACCGTAGCGCCGGGTATCGCTGAGGCCTTGATTGCCACAGCTATCGGTCTGTTCGCGGCGATTCCTGCCGTCATCGCCTATAACCGTTTCTCGGCACGCGGCGAAATGCTCATCGGGCGCTATTACACCTTTGCTGACGAGTTCCAGGCGATCCTCCATCGCAAAGTTCACACCACAGAAGATTGA
- the tolR gene encoding protein TolR translates to MARIRNRRKPVAEMNVVPYIDVMLVLLVIFMVTAPMLNQGVKVDLPKVSSEVLPQDNDARVLTISIKADKSYFWNIGSEVDTETVQDQALTLEEMTKAVTAIMNQNRSQGKQVQVFVRGDKAVDYGSVMSAMGGLQEAGVGNVGLITEAP, encoded by the coding sequence ATGGCAAGAATTCGCAACAGACGCAAACCTGTCGCCGAGATGAACGTGGTGCCTTACATCGATGTGATGCTGGTGCTGCTGGTTATCTTTATGGTGACCGCGCCGATGCTCAATCAGGGTGTCAAGGTCGATCTGCCTAAGGTAAGCAGCGAGGTCCTGCCTCAGGATAACGATGCCCGGGTTCTGACTATTTCTATCAAGGCAGACAAAAGCTACTTCTGGAATATCGGCAGCGAAGTTGACACCGAGACCGTTCAGGATCAGGCGCTTACCCTGGAAGAAATGACCAAGGCTGTCACGGCGATCATGAATCAGAACCGTAGCCAGGGTAAGCAGGTCCAGGTTTTCGTGCGCGGTGACAAAGCGGTGGACTACGGCTCGGTGATGTCTGCCATGGGTGGGCTGCAGGAAGCAGGCGTGGGTAACGTCGGCCTGATTACCGAGGCCCCTTGA
- the tolA gene encoding cell envelope integrity protein TolA, with product MQQPERSRSESYYWPTILAVGLHVVIFGMLFVSFAMTPELPPSKPIVQATLYQLKSQSQAKTQTNQKIAGEAQKTSAKQYEAEQMEQRKVEQEKQAAAKAAEQKKADEARKAEVAKADAAKKAAAAKQAEEAKKAEQKKQADIAKKKAADEAAKKKAAEEAKKKAATEAAKKKAAEEAKKKAAAEAAKKKAAEEAKKKAAESARKAAEDKKAQALAELLSEDTERQQAMADTQGDQVAGNFDDLIRMRAAEGWTRPPSARNNMSVSLRVNMLPDGTITAVTVSRSSGDAPFDNSAVAAVKNIGRLTEMQGLSAQEFQPYRSFTMTFTPEDLAL from the coding sequence ATGCAGCAACCGGAACGTTCGCGCTCAGAGAGCTACTACTGGCCCACCATTCTGGCTGTCGGGCTGCATGTAGTCATTTTCGGCATGCTGTTCGTCAGCTTTGCCATGACACCGGAGCTGCCCCCGTCCAAGCCAATTGTGCAGGCAACGCTGTACCAGCTCAAATCTCAAAGCCAGGCCAAGACTCAAACCAATCAAAAAATAGCCGGCGAGGCTCAGAAGACATCGGCCAAGCAGTACGAAGCTGAGCAGATGGAGCAGCGTAAGGTCGAGCAGGAAAAACAAGCCGCCGCTAAAGCCGCGGAACAAAAAAAGGCTGACGAGGCTCGAAAGGCCGAGGTGGCGAAGGCCGATGCTGCAAAAAAAGCCGCAGCGGCCAAGCAAGCCGAAGAGGCGAAGAAAGCCGAGCAGAAGAAGCAGGCTGATATCGCCAAGAAAAAAGCGGCCGACGAGGCGGCAAAAAAGAAAGCTGCAGAAGAGGCCAAGAAAAAGGCTGCGACCGAGGCGGCGAAGAAGAAAGCTGCGGAAGAAGCTAAGAAGAAGGCAGCCGCTGAAGCAGCGAAAAAGAAGGCCGCGGAAGAAGCTAAGAAAAAGGCCGCTGAGTCTGCGCGTAAGGCGGCAGAGGACAAGAAGGCTCAGGCGCTTGCTGAGTTGTTGTCCGAAGATACGGAACGGCAGCAGGCCATGGCTGATACACAGGGCGATCAGGTCGCCGGTAACTTCGATGATCTGATTCGGATGCGCGCAGCAGAAGGTTGGACCCGGCCGCCTTCGGCTCGCAATAACATGTCGGTATCGCTGCGGGTCAATATGCTGCCGGATGGAACCATCACAGCTGTCACGGTTTCTCGTTCCAGCGGTGATGCCCCATTCGATAACTCTGCGGTCGCTGCGGTAAAGAATATTGGTCGGCTGACCGAAATGCAGGGTCTTTCTGCACAGGAGTTTCAGCCGTATCGCTCGTTCACGATGACATTTACGCCTGAGGATCTAGCGTTGTGA
- the tolB gene encoding Tol-Pal system beta propeller repeat protein TolB yields MVLFLFAFGSANAQEKNIVVTSGADRAIPIAVVPFGWQGGTVLPEDMAQIIGNDMRNTGIFEPIPKQNMISLPTRGSEIIFRDWKALGAQYVMVGNIAPSAGKLQISYEVFNVTTEQQVMTGTVGGGQDQLRDMAHYAADQAFEKLTGIKGAFSTRLLYVTVERLGSANTRYTLQRSDYDGARAVTLLQSREPILSPRYSPDGRRIAYVSFEQKRPRIFMQHIDTGRREQITNFEGLNGAPAFSPDGNRLAFVLSKDGNPEIYVMDLGSRQLQRLTNHYAIDTEPFWGADGRTIYFTSDRAGKPQIYKQSLGSNNAERVTFVGNYNANPKLSADEKTLVMIHRQEGYTNFKVAAQDLQRGNLRLLSETSLDESPTVAPNGTMLIYATRQQGRGVLMLVSINGRVRLPLPTAQGEVREPSWSPYLN; encoded by the coding sequence ATCGTTCTTTTCCTGTTTGCGTTTGGCAGTGCCAATGCGCAAGAGAAGAACATCGTCGTTACGAGTGGCGCCGATCGTGCGATTCCTATCGCGGTCGTACCGTTCGGATGGCAAGGCGGGACGGTGCTGCCAGAAGACATGGCTCAAATTATCGGCAATGACATGCGTAATACCGGTATTTTCGAGCCAATCCCTAAGCAAAACATGATCAGCCTGCCTACACGGGGCAGCGAAATCATTTTTCGTGACTGGAAGGCGCTGGGCGCTCAGTACGTCATGGTCGGCAATATCGCGCCGTCTGCCGGCAAGCTGCAGATTAGCTATGAAGTGTTTAACGTAACGACAGAGCAGCAAGTGATGACCGGCACTGTCGGTGGCGGCCAGGATCAATTGCGGGATATGGCGCATTACGCGGCGGACCAGGCGTTTGAAAAACTGACCGGCATCAAAGGGGCGTTCTCGACCCGCCTGCTATACGTCACTGTCGAGCGTCTTGGTTCCGCCAACACGCGATACACGCTGCAGAGGTCCGATTATGACGGCGCGCGCGCCGTCACCCTGTTGCAATCGCGCGAGCCAATCCTATCGCCGCGCTATTCGCCGGACGGCCGTCGTATCGCCTACGTTTCTTTCGAGCAAAAACGACCACGTATCTTCATGCAGCACATTGATACGGGTCGCCGTGAGCAGATTACCAATTTCGAAGGGCTCAACGGTGCGCCTGCATTCTCACCGGATGGCAATCGTCTGGCGTTCGTGCTGTCGAAGGATGGCAACCCGGAGATTTACGTGATGGATCTCGGCTCGCGCCAGCTGCAACGGCTCACCAATCATTATGCGATCGATACAGAGCCTTTCTGGGGTGCTGACGGTCGGACTATTTACTTCACTTCGGATCGTGCCGGCAAACCTCAGATCTACAAGCAGAGTCTGGGTAGCAACAATGCCGAGCGGGTAACCTTTGTGGGTAACTACAATGCCAATCCAAAGCTCTCCGCAGACGAGAAGACGTTGGTAATGATTCATCGTCAGGAAGGCTACACCAACTTCAAGGTGGCGGCGCAGGACCTACAGCGCGGTAATTTGCGACTACTCTCCGAGACAAGTTTAGATGAGTCGCCCACTGTTGCGCCTAATGGCACCATGCTAATCTACGCGACCCGCCAGCAGGGCCGGGGAGTCTTGATGCTCGTATCAATCAATGGTCGAGTTAGGCTCCCGCTTCCTACTGCTCAAGGCGAAGTCCGTGAGCCATCGTGGTCCCCTTACCTGAACTGA
- the pal gene encoding peptidoglycan-associated lipoprotein Pal has translation MEMLKFGKFAALALAMAVAVGCSSKGGDDSGEGSTAIDPNAGYGADSGAVDGSMSGEEAALRAITTFYFEYDSSDLKPEAMRALDVHAKDLKSAGNRVVLEGHTDERGTREYNMALGERRSKAVQRYLVLQGVSPAQLELVSYGEERPVAMGNDEQSWAQNRRVELRK, from the coding sequence ATGGAAATGCTGAAATTCGGTAAGTTCGCTGCGCTGGCTCTGGCTATGGCTGTAGCTGTTGGTTGTTCGTCCAAAGGTGGCGACGATTCAGGCGAAGGTTCCACCGCCATTGATCCTAATGCTGGTTACGGTGCTGACAGCGGTGCTGTCGACGGCAGCATGAGCGGTGAAGAAGCAGCTCTGCGCGCTATCACTACTTTCTACTTCGAATACGACAGCTCGGACCTGAAGCCGGAAGCCATGCGCGCTCTGGACGTTCATGCCAAGGATCTGAAGTCTGCCGGCAACCGTGTAGTTCTTGAAGGTCACACCGACGAGCGTGGCACTCGCGAATACAACATGGCGCTCGGCGAGCGTCGTTCCAAGGCCGTCCAGCGCTACCTGGTTCTGCAGGGCGTATCGCCTGCTCAGTTGGAGCTGGTTTCCTACGGTGAAGAGCGTCCGGTTGCCATGGGCAACGACGAGCAGTCGTGGGCTCAGAACCGTCGCGTTGAGCTGCGTAAGTAA